The following nucleotide sequence is from Juglans microcarpa x Juglans regia isolate MS1-56 chromosome 6D, Jm3101_v1.0, whole genome shotgun sequence.
TGTGTGGTGTGGCGAGCAATCTTTTAGAAGTGCATTACTAGTGTTGTTTAGAGTTGCTAGCATGAAGGGAGCTTATCTTGTGGATCACTATCATCTCGTCATGAGTTTTCACCAGGGAGGCAATGATTAGGATATGGATCTCTTTTCATCTTTCTTTGACAGATAAGACTCTTGTAGGGGGACGAGATGGGaaagataaaatgatttggatTCCATCCAGGAGATGTGTTTTCGAGGTGAAGTCATACTACAATGCACTTTGTAATCATGTCAAGGCTCCTTCCCCATGAAAGCTCATTTGAAGAAACGGGGCTCCTCCAAGAGTGGCTATCTTCATGTGGACAACGGCACTAGGGAAAATCCTCACACTAGACAACGTGAGGAGACGTGGCATCATAGTGGTTAATCGATATTGTGTGCGCAAGAAAAGTGAGGAAAGTGGATCATCTTCTCTTACTCAATGATATTGCAAGCATCCTATGGAGCATGATCTTCGAGCTCTTCGGCAATCACAATAAAATGACCAAATTACCCCCATAATAAATTATGATACTaacatatgttttaaatgatttattaataaGGGAACGGAACGAATTTCAAGTACTTTGTAGGATGCCGCCGTTTGCTAACCCTAACAAACTTCTCGTAATAGGAATCAAGGTCATATTATTACtatcttatatatatgcacCCATCTTTATTAGCGGataactttataaatatattttctatctttattgGCATTGACATGAGTGATTGGTTGATTGGAGTAATTGACTTTATATGAATGTATGCTGTGATGGTCTAATCTGAATAAGGTTTACAATACAAAAATTAGGTAACACAATTTCATGGATAGGCTGACTTAAGCACCGGTGATAATCCATGTAATCCTGGATCATAGGCAATggttttatgaatttttagtaaATATTTAGATAGTAGTTGAAAAATGTGATACATGTCACACTTTTTCTGTAAAGGATGACGTTATATTTTCTGATGCTTTACAACTTGGCTTGAATTTGTGTCAGAATAGGCGGGGAATTGCTGGACAAAAAATGTCTGAGTACCAAGGGGATGATACTGAATACATGGCGGATGAGTATGAAATGGAAGATGTAGATGatgatatggatgatgagtttCGCGGTAGAGAAATGGGTGGCTCAGAGTCCGATGTCGATGAATATGACCTCTCGGTTTGTGTTTATGGAGATATGCTTTGGAATTTCACATCTGTGCATAGAttagaaatgagaaagaaacttttattttacttgatgTTACCGTGGAATATCATGTCTATTTTTGTAGaagacagtttttttttttttgagaaaagtaGATTTTAGATGTTTGATAAAGCCTTTAATAAGGCCTATGAGTATGAATAACTTTTTGGTTCTGTTGCAGAATAGTAAAGTGGTTGATACCACTGCCGCACAAGCAAGAAGTGGAAAAGACATCCAGGGGATCCCTTGGGATAGACTTAGCATCACTAGGGAGAAATACCGGCAAACTAGGCTTGAACAGTACAAGAACTATGAAAACATCCCTCATTCTGGAGAGGGATCAGGgaaggtaaattttattatttttggccATTTCCATTTTCATACCTATTAGTTGAAGTTGATAAgttaaatttaagtaaaatgaTACAATTaccttattttcctttattttctaaaattcatttcaaacaGGATTGCAAAGTTACCAAGAAAGGGGGTTCATATTATGAGTTCAGAAGGAATTCAAGATCTGTGAAATCAACCATTCTTCATTTTCAGGTTAGGTGGAATTATTGTAATAACCTATTTGTTTTCCCACCTGaattttttgattttctttccCATTCTTTATAGTCAGTGAACTCTGCGAAATCAACATTTCTTCGTAAGACTGGTCTGCTTCACTTTGGTGATCCTTTTATTGGTGTAATTGGTTCAAATGAATCAATCTAATCGAAGCCCTTTGAGTAACAACTCtgcacatataatttttaaaatagggTGGTTGAATGGATTTGTTGACATGGATACCACAAAGGCAGACATTTGGGCACGGTTTCCTAAATTAGAGGACTTATAGTTATGGGTATTATTGGCTAACCCACGTTTTTGCTGTTTGGTGATGCAGTTGAGGAACTTGGTTTGGGCTACCTCAAAGCATGATGTGTACCTTATGTCTCATTTTTCTGTTATCCATTGGTCTTCCTTAACTTGCAGTAATTCTGAAGTTCTCAATGTCTCAGGGCATGTTGCACCATCAGAGGTGGGTGTTTTGCGCAAGATGGTCTGTTTTGATAAACAGCGTTGTTTTAATATCCTTGATGCACTAAATGTTTTTAGTTAGATCTTTAATCATGCTCTTTCATGAAATCAATTGATCTATTTTCCTGTACAGAAGCATCCTGGAAGCCTGTTGGAGGGATTTAGTCAGACTCAAGTGAGTACTCTTGCTGTAAAAGATAAGTTGCTTGTTGCTGGAGGGTTCCAAGGAGAACTTATTTGCAAGGTAAGTTGCATCCTCTTTCCATAAGCATTTCCTTACAAGGTATTTAGAGATATTGCAGACTGAAGAAGCATTGGTGCTGCAGTTACATGTTCACCCAAGTAGAGTGTCTTAGCAATCAAGCTCTTTAATATAATATCAATACGAGATGAAGAAAACTTCTAAgatttacctattaaaaaaaaaaaaaatcaaagatttgAGAATTTACCAAGCTTCTTGTTAGACGTTTGATAATCACTGTCATCCAGTCACTATGACCCTTATAAGATTTGTTAAGTTGCATTGTGAACAAGTCATACAACTCAGGGCTAAAACTTTCTTTTCAAATACTTTTTTCTGTTTGCAGCATCTAGATCGACCTGGAGTTAGTTTTTGTTCCAGAACAACTTATGATGATAATGCCATTACGAATGCAGTTGAGATCTATGCCAGTTCCAGGTACTTTTTTGCCCTTGAATTGGCTGTGGAACCATGAACTTCCTAAAACGAAACTAATTGAGcttttctcattcaattctCAGCGGTGCAATTCACTTCACTGCTTCAAATAATGACTGTGGAGTTAGAGACTTTGATATGGAGAAATTTCAGCTTTCTAAACACTTCCGTTTTCCTTGGCCAGTGAATGTGAGTCTTTTAGATCTTTTTTTGATGAGTTGAGTCTTTTAGATTGTATCTTCTGGTTGTTTGAGATTAATAGTCGGGCACTGTTCATTCTTGGTTATATGTGCATAGATGACACCATTACCAAGTTGTTTTGTGCTTCACGTTATGAGATCTGACATGCATGGTGATGACAGTTTTTATAGTCATAATTCCATCTCAAACTATGCGGATGATTGAAGCTTGCCTGCAGAAAGGAGCCATGTATTGAAACTATGTTGTGTTTCATTCAAGTCATAGATTGAAATTTATACTAATAAAAGTATgtactttttcaaaagaagttttATTATGCCATGGTTTGTTGAATTAATGGGTTGATTGATGTGGTCTGTAATGGAAGCCTTTAGCTGCACAAATTATTACCTTCTACATGATACGGCATCAAAGAGACAGGTATTTGGCCAATGATCCATTCATCAATATTGGATGGCTGCCTTGCCAACTGGGGTGTGGTATGATAATGGGAAGATGTTGCCAAGAGTCAGTTGATGGAATCATATCACATTATTTTGTTGTGCAGGcccatttcatatatttatttgttacataTAATCCCTTGGTAATTTATTTGGCTATGTTCCTATGATGATTGACTCTGTGGGCTGCGGTTGGGGACAGTTGTGGTTTAGGATGCATCTATATCTATTTTCTTTCCTGTTCATCAATATTCGTGGTTAATGTGTGAGACTCAGTCACCATGATGTTGGCTAAATTGAAAGATTGTTAGTTCTAATCACCGAATAACAAGTGCATGCACCAGATTGCTATAATATGCTTTTCTCTGCTATTTGCAGCATACTTCTCTGAGTCCTGATGGTAAACTTCTTATAATTGTGGGAGACAACCCAGACGGGACGATGGTGGACTCCCAAACTGGAAAGGTACTTGTTCTTTTCAATTCTTTGTcggttaaatttgtgattatcTCTCTGATGCTTTAATAGTGAAACATGTTTAATTTGAATATCTTATTCTTGCAGGAAGTAAAGCCATTATGTGGTCACTTGGATTTCTCATTTGCTTCAGCGTGGCACCCAAATGGTGTCACTTTTGCTACTGGAAACCAGGACAAAACCTGCCGGGTTTGGGATGTCCGAAATCTATCCAAGTCAGTTGCTATTTTGAAAGGAAACCTTGGAGCCATTCGTTCAATCCGCTATACTTCTGATGGTCGGTTTATGGCAATAGCCGAGCCTGCTGACTTTGTGCATGTGTATGATGTGAAAAGTGGGTATGAGAAGGAGCAGGAGATTGATTTCTTTGGTGAGGTCTCTGGCATATCATTCAGTCCGGACACAGAGTCTCTTTTTATTGGAGTGTGGGATCGTACTTATGGTAGCCTCCTTGAGTATGGTCGATGCCGAAATTTCGCATACCTCGATTCTCTAATTTGAGTTGGACAAGAAACCTGAAAGTGTGTTGGTGTTGCTGATTAGTTGCCTCAATTGAAACTACTAGTACCATATCATGTAGTTGGTTAGGGTGTAGTTGTACATTTGATAAGTTGTGCAATTGTAgctagtttttgtttttaatattttcttgtgacTGGATTGGTCACAAAAGTGTGTCAAAGGGAGGGGATGTACAGATAACAGAGGGCTAGAGAAGGCAATGCTTGTGCCAAcaagggaaaagaaagaatCGGTATGTCTTGGGGGTGGATGGCTGGTTGCTATCCTTCTTGTATCgtggatgtttttttttttttttccctaacaTTTCTGGGAGGCTGTCCTGTGGAACTTACCAATGATCATCACGGGTGTTTTCTGTCATGTCAATGTTGCTGTTTCTTGTGCCCAACGTGAATTCGAAGTCATACTTGTTTGTTTCCCCCGTCAGAGTCACATATGCCAGTCCTAGCTGTTTTGTAGGCAATGGAATTTAGAAATTGTTcgtaacttttatatttttaatggcaACTATGTTGGAAAATCCTCAGGAAGACTTGGTTACCTACGGAGTCCGGACTATGAAAGCCATTCCAAAAAGAGTCTCAACTCTCAACCATCCGAGATTATAATCTGTGGCCCACAGCTGCGGATGGAGAATCattaaggcttggtttggaaacacaattcatcttaattcatcattacaactttttaaaatctcaatacaaaatataataaacaattcaatattttcaaatttcaaaataataataataataataataataataataaaaaataatattttaataatattttatcaactcaatttaactcatttcaatataCAAACACTCTAAATTGACAGTCTCGGAAATATGGTCTTTTGTGCATTTTGTAGCTAATCTTAGGAGTAAAAGCGATTGCTATAATATGCTTTTCTCTGCTATTTGCAGCATACTTCTCTGAGTCCTGATGGTAAACTTCTTATAATTGTGGGAGACAACCCAGACGGGACGATGGTGGACTCCCAAACTGGAAAGGTACTTGTTCTTTTCAATTCTTTGTcggttaaatttgtgattatcTCTCTGATGCTTTAATAGTGAAACATGTTTAATTTGAATATCTTATTCTTGCAGGAAGTAAAGCCATTATGTGGTCACTTGGATTTCTCATTTGCTTCAGCGTGGCACCCAAATGGTGTCACTTTTGCTACTGGAAACCAGGACAAAACCTGCCGGGTTTGGGATGTCCGAAATCTATCCAAGTCAGTTGCTATTTTGAAAGGAAACCTTGGAGCCATTCGTTCAATCCGCTATACTTCTGATGGTCGGTTTATGGCAATAGCCGAGCCTGCTGACTTTGTGCATGTGTATGATGTGAAAAGTGGGTATGAGAAGGAGCAGGAGATTGATTTCTTTGGTGAGGTCTCTGGCATATCATTCAGTCCGGACACAGAGTCTCTTTTTATTGGAGTGTGGGATCGTACTTATGGTAGCCTCCTTGAGTATGGTCGATGCCGAAATTTCGCATACCTCGATTCTCTAATTTGAGTTGGACAAGAAACCTGAAAGTGTGTTGGTGTTGCTGATTAGTTGCCTCAATTGAAACTACTAGTACCATATCATGTAGTTGGTTAGGGTGTAGTTGTACATTTGATAAGTTGTGCAATTGTAgctagtttttgtttttaatattttcttgtgacTGGATTGGTCACAAAAGTGTGTCAAAGGGAGGGGATGTACAGATAACAGAGGGCTAGAGAAGGCAATGCTTGTGCCAAcaagggaaaagaaagaatCGGTATGTCTTGGGGGTGGATGGCTGGTTGCTATCCTTCTTGTATCgtggatgtttttttttttttttccctaacaTTTCTGGGAGGCTGTCCTGTGGAACTTACCAATGATCATCACGGGTGTTTTCTGTCATGTCAATGTTGCTGTTTCTTGTGCCCAACGTGAATTCGAAGTCATACTTGTTTGTTTCCCCCGTCAGAGTCACATATGCCAGTCCTAGCTGTTTTGTAGGCAATGGAATTTAGAAATTGTTcgtaacttttatatttttaatggcaACTATGTTGGAAAATCCTCAGGAAGACTTGGTTACCTACGGAGTCCGGACTATGAAAGCCATTCCAAAAAGAGTCTCAACTCTCAACCATCCGAGATTATAATCTGTGGCCCACAGCTGCGGATGGAGAATCattaaggcttggtttggaaacacaattcatcttaattcatcattacaactttttaaaatctcaatacaaaatataataaacaattcaatattttcaaatttcaaaataataataataataataataataataataaaaaataatattttaataatattttatcaactcaatttaactcatttcaatataCAAACACTCTAAATTGACAGTCTCGGAAATATGGTCTTTTGTGCATTTTGTAGCTAATCTTAGGAGTAAAAGCCCATATTTGTGCCAACAAAGGATAGAATTTCTGtgttgaaaaaaagaaaaaactgattTCGAAAGGATTTCAAAGATTTACGGTAGGGTTTCGAAGACTGCGAGGGGAAGGGGAAGTTTAGCAGTGAAAAGAttcgtttcatctcatcttttcGTGCACCCAGAAGTTTTCCTTTGTAGATCAGAAGTTCGCTAAACCCCGGGCCCAGTGTCTTAAAAAGTAATAGAGAGAGAATTGAACCCGACGTGAATCGAACACGCAACCTTCTGATCTGGAGTCAGACGCGCTACCATTGCGCCACGGATCCCATTTTTGTTTAGATTGTTGTAGttaaattattgtattatattatatccGCCATAGTTCGACAACAGAACGATTGTAACCCAAAAATCCCTAATCCAGAAGCGACCAATCAACGAAAgccaactcatcttcaaaaatcATCTTTCCATGATTCCCGTCCTCACAATCTCTTGCATGGAATATATGATCTTAGAACTCTTACCACTGTCCTCCAACAACATTGTTTCGCTAATTCCCATATTCTATTCCTCtcgaaacaaaaaaagaaagaaaaatggcagCGTCCTCCTCCTTATTCTCCACTCCAAGCTTCTCACCCACCATCCAAAGGCACCAGTACCAGACCCACCTCATTCCATCCAACATTTCCTTCCAAGGCCTCAGGCCCCTCACCAAGTTGGCGCCCAGAACCAAGTTCACCACCACACCCAAAACAAGTACTAGTAGTACTGGAGCCGTTGTGAAGGCAGAGCTGAACCCATCACTGGTGATAAGCCTCAGCACTGGTCTCTCTCTATTCCTGGGGAGGTTCGTCTTCTTCAATTTTCAGAGGGAGAACGTGGCCAAGCAGGTGCCTGAGCAGAATGGACTGACCCACTTCGAGGCTGGCGACACTCGGGCCAAGGAATACGTTAGCCTCCTCAAATCTAATGACCCCGTTGGCTTCAACATCGTGGACGTCCTCGCTTGGGGTTCCATTGGCCACATCGTTGCTTACTATATCTTGGCCACCTCCAGCAACGGCTATGATCCCAAGTTCTTTTGAGTGATTTCAATaaatcactctctctctctctccataaatATCTATGATCTCtctttgaaatttatatattttatttctgtttttggtTTCATTTTCGTCTTTACTTCTTTTGATTGCATGGATCAGGAAAGTTAATTGGGAGGAGCGGGCTGTGCTTTCCTTGTATTGATGGGTCCTTTATTAATGTTGGGTTTGGATGGATTTACTGTTCCTTCGTTCTTATATCAAATTCTCTCCTCGCTTTGGTCCTTGAATGCCCTGATCTTGGCTTCTGGCCGGCTTTCGGTTCGATCCATGTGATGAATAGTGTataaattaatcaattaattcCGTGAACACGTACACATAATTCATTCCCCAGTACTTTTGTCTTTTTGACGCAAAGAGAGAGGTTCTTAATTGAGAATAATATCACGTACAGTCGAAGTGCAATAAAAGTTACGCAATTGTTTTGGaccaattattaaaaaattaatttttttatataaattttatatttattttttttaaagaattatacaatatttatatattttacgattataaatattatttctctttaattaattaatcacatTACCATTCGGTTTCCATATTTGTTTTggaacccaccatcaatattcAAAGTGGGACCAGGATCGACCAGTTGGTTGTTTCAAATTAGTGGATTATATTTGACGTAGTTTCTATtatttcactttaaaaaaaataaatatttataacgaATTAATTacgataaaaatgattatttgtgatgaaaatatatttattttaataaaaaataattattttcacaagAAATAACTGgttataaataaacaatctttttatagtgtttgaactcaaaaataacatatatcaaaacaaatactTCTGGTAAGAaggtaaaatttaaaatttcttcaaagattttatgacaatatatatatatatatatatatatatatatatatatatttctggtAATAACATCACACGCAATATATTCAAAATGACAAAGTTTTCTTTCCAACTATGTTATTATAAGTTCTCTCAAATTACGCGTTATTAGAACACAgttcttttaaaataagataaataatactGTTAATTTTATTAGAACATGCTGTTAATTCTATTAAGAAATACtgttaacatatttttttcaactcgtGTCGAGAAACGATCGATCAAAACCATAACCGTAGAAAAGTATGATCCAACCAAGCTCACCACATTGGTTTAGTGTACGTGTGCATATGTGTGTTGGCAGTTTCCTTGAAAAAAAAGGTCTTTCCCCCTTGGaagtatttatatatgttaaaaCACGCATggtaaaaaatactaatataactatttttttaatagaaaagtCATAATAAAACTCCCAACTCCCCAAAGTCTCGGTTTTAGAGAGAGTTGTTCCATTAGAGGATCATATctttttacaattgtttttataagttattttataaaagcactgctaatttaaaaaattatgcataccatttttcaaaataaatgcgattatcttaaagaaaaatactttaaaagtGCAAGTGATGAACTTATAATATGTATCTACTTAGCTAGAGAAGTGGCGTCAGATTCGATAAACGTGACACTCGTAAATTTAAGGATAAATAGTTCTTTTACGGTTACATTTAAAGTATGGAGGCCAACCAATGAATTTGGTCTATAAGTTTCATTTTTTGAGAGGGAATTGGACTGCCATGACACTAAATCTGCAAGGGGAGAAACTCTTAAGGACCAGGCTGAGACGGACGCTAGGCCCAGGCCTGCTCATGCGTGGGATGGGTTGGCTCGCCTAGGAGGCCAGTGCCAGAGATGTGAGGATGGGAGCCCAAGTAAGAGCGAGGGGACCTGCGCCACCTGACACTATACTAGGGAGATTGACAGGGCGGTCTGATGGACAGCACGTTCCTGTCCCTAACATGGTGGTCCAGGGCCATGCCACATTTAATAGGGCAGGGCAAGCACATGGTAGGAAGATGTTAAGACAGGAGCACCATCTACTGCTGCTATGTGCGAGAAGTACTCAAAGAAGAGCCTACAACAACACACTCTAGAAGAATCAAATAAAGATGCCTAAGAGAATATCTGTGTAACGGAAAACATGCGCAC
It contains:
- the LOC121268869 gene encoding uncharacterized WD repeat-containing protein C2A9.03-like, which codes for MSEYQGDDTEYMADEYEMEDVDDDMDDEFRGREMGGSESDVDEYDLSNSKVVDTTAAQARSGKDIQGIPWDRLSITREKYRQTRLEQYKNYENIPHSGEGSGKDCKVTKKGGSYYEFRRNSRSVKSTILHFQLRNLVWATSKHDVYLMSHFSVIHWSSLTCSNSEVLNVSGHVAPSEKHPGSLLEGFSQTQVSTLAVKDKLLVAGGFQGELICKHLDRPGVSFCSRTTYDDNAITNAVEIYASSSGAIHFTASNNDCGVRDFDMEKFQLSKHFRFPWPVNHTSLSPDGKLLIIVGDNPDGTMVDSQTGKEVKPLCGHLDFSFASAWHPNGVTFATGNQDKTCRVWDVRNLSKSVAILKGNLGAIRSIRYTSDGRFMAIAEPADFVHVYDVKSGYEKEQEIDFFGEVSGISFSPDTESLFIGVWDRTYGSLLEYGRCRNFAYLDSLI
- the LOC121268871 gene encoding uncharacterized WD repeat-containing protein C2A9.03-like, translated to MVDSQTGKEVKPLCGHLDFSFASAWHPNGVTFATGNQDKTCRVWDVRNLSKSVAILKGNLGAIRSIRYTSDGRFMAIAEPADFVHVYDVKSGYEKEQEIDFFGEVSGISFSPDTESLFIGVWDRTYGSLLEYGRCRNFAYLDSLI
- the LOC121268870 gene encoding photosystem I reaction center subunit V, chloroplastic, whose translation is MAASSSLFSTPSFSPTIQRHQYQTHLIPSNISFQGLRPLTKLAPRTKFTTTPKTSTSSTGAVVKAELNPSLVISLSTGLSLFLGRFVFFNFQRENVAKQVPEQNGLTHFEAGDTRAKEYVSLLKSNDPVGFNIVDVLAWGSIGHIVAYYILATSSNGYDPKFF